Proteins from a single region of Halorubrum sp. 2020YC2:
- a CDS encoding 5-methyltetrahydropteroyltriglutamate--homocysteine methyltransferase: protein MTERVAATPGLYPLPDGAKETLSDLKGHQKGDLLSGDESEAIVAEYDEVRAEYVDDQLDAGLDLISEGQGRWDDMIAHPLTVSDAVETGGIVRYYDNNNFYRDPRVVDDLGFSGDVAGELEKADDLLAEADGAADASLAATLPGPYSLADLATDERYGDEADFQAAIAGFLADEVDAFPAHETLFLLEPSLVTNPPAEGEEERATDAIATVADATDADVVVQTSYGALGEKLYAHLVDEAGADAIGLDLVAGDRDDTVYNVQEFGSTDSLSLGLVDGQNTLVEGPETVAERVEWFESQIPLEGFDRTYLTPNTELFYLPTNKYREKLNTLAAAAEVLD, encoded by the coding sequence ATGACCGAACGTGTCGCGGCGACGCCGGGGCTGTATCCGCTTCCGGACGGGGCGAAAGAGACGCTCTCCGACCTGAAGGGTCACCAGAAGGGCGACCTCCTCAGCGGCGACGAGAGCGAGGCGATCGTGGCGGAGTACGACGAGGTTCGCGCCGAGTACGTCGACGATCAGCTGGACGCCGGTCTCGACCTGATCTCCGAGGGGCAGGGCCGGTGGGACGACATGATCGCGCACCCGCTGACCGTCAGCGACGCCGTCGAGACCGGCGGTATCGTCCGGTACTACGACAACAACAACTTCTACCGCGACCCGCGCGTCGTCGACGACCTCGGCTTCTCCGGCGACGTGGCGGGCGAACTGGAGAAGGCCGACGACCTACTGGCCGAGGCGGACGGCGCCGCGGACGCGTCGCTGGCGGCGACGCTCCCCGGGCCGTACTCGCTGGCCGACCTCGCGACGGACGAGCGCTACGGCGACGAGGCCGATTTCCAGGCCGCGATCGCGGGGTTCCTCGCGGACGAGGTAGACGCGTTCCCGGCCCACGAGACGCTGTTCCTCCTCGAACCGTCGCTCGTCACGAACCCGCCCGCCGAGGGCGAGGAGGAGCGCGCGACGGACGCTATCGCGACGGTGGCCGACGCGACCGACGCCGACGTGGTCGTCCAGACGTCCTACGGCGCGCTGGGCGAGAAGCTGTACGCCCACCTCGTCGACGAGGCGGGCGCGGACGCGATCGGACTCGACCTCGTCGCCGGCGACCGCGACGACACCGTCTACAACGTCCAGGAGTTCGGGTCGACCGACTCGCTGTCGCTCGGGCTCGTCGACGGGCAGAACACGCTCGTCGAGGGGCCGGAGACGGTCGCGGAGCGCGTCGAGTGGTTCGAGTCGCAGATCCCGCTTGAGGGGTTCGACCGGACCTACCTCACGCCGAACACGGAGCTGTTCTACCTGCCGACGAACAAGTACCGCGAGAAGCTGAACACGCTGGCCGCCGCCGCGGAGGTGCTCGACTGA